The Sphingosinicellaceae bacterium genome includes the window GGGCAGGTCCCGCGGCGCTGACTCGCCACACCGTGTTGCCAACATCGTCCGCGATCAGCAGCGCGCCGGTCTTGTCGACCGCGAGCCCGACCGGCCGACCGAGGCTGCGGGCTGCCTTGCGATCGAGGAAGCCGGTGACCACGTCCTCGACCATGCCCGACGGCTTGCCGTCCTTGAACGGTACGAACGCGACTTTGTAGCCCGACGGACTGTAGCGATCCCAGCTGCCATGCTCGCCGATGAAGGCACCGCCCTGATAGTGGGCGGGCAGCGAGGTGCCGGTGTAGAAGGTCAGCCCCAGCGCGGCGACGTGGCTGCCGAGCGCATAGTCGGGCTTGATTGCCTTGGCGACGAGATCGGGGCGCTGTGGGCGGACACGAATATCGACGTGCTGGCCGTAGTAACTGTAGGGCCAGCCATAGAACGCGCCATCTTTCACCGAGGTAAGATAGTCGGGGACAAGGTGCGGCCCGATCTCGTCACGCTCGTTCACGACGACCCACAAATTGTTGGTACCGGGGTAGAAGTTCGGGCTGTTGGGGTTGCGCAGCCCCTTGGCAAACTCGCGGGCGCGGCCCGACAGGCGGTCGATCTCCCAGACGCTCGCCCTGCCCTTCTCGGCCTCGATACCGTTCTCGGTGATGTTGCTGTTCGAGCCGACGGTCGCGTACAGCCGTTTGCCGTCGGGGCTGACGGTCAGGCTCTTGGTCCAGTGGTGATCGATCGGACCGCCGGGCAGTTCGGTCAGCACCGTCCCCGGGCCGCTGATGCTGGTCTGGCCGGGTACGTAAGCGTAGCGCACGACCGCGTCGGTGTTCGCGACGTAGAGATAATTGTCGACCCAGACGACGCCGAACGGCGCGTTCAGATGGTCGAGCAGCGTCACCCGTAGCTCGGGCTTCCCATCGCCGTCGGCGTCGCGGATCAGGGTGATGCGGCTCGCGGGCTTTGGACTGCCGGGGTAGGAGGTCGCCTTGTTCTTGACGATGCCGACGATCGGGTCCTTCGGACGCTTGACCGGCTCGGCGGGCGGACCCTTTGCCTGGACTGCGAGGATGTCGCCGTTGGGCAGGACATAGACCATGCGGGGATGCAGCAGGCCGGTAGCAAGCGCCTGGATCTTCAGCCCCGGCGCGACGACCGGGGTCTGGCCCGGCTTCCAGCCGATACCCGGCGCGACCGCGACCGGGGGCAGCAGGTATTGCTGCGGCTCGGGCAACGTCGGGTTGGCACCGATCTGGCTCTTCTCGTCGAAGCTCGGATCGCTGCAGGCGGCCAGGGCGACCGCGGTCGCGAGAAGAAGTGCTCGACTGGCGAGGCGGTTCATTCTGCCACTCCCACGCGGTGGCGGTAGACCAGCGAGCCGCCCAGCCACGAGCTGACGCCGAGCATCAGCACGACGATGCCCGACAGGATCAGGCCCTCCGGCACCACCGCGGTCCAGCCGTCGCGGCTGTGGACGAAGGCGTTGACGAGCGACACGAGCATCGCAACGACGTTGAGCAGCATGTGCGGCGTCGCCGGGCGTTGGGCGCGCACTTCGCGGTCGCCGAAATAGTCGATAAAGCCGACCAGTGCCGCGAGCCCGCCCATGACGAGGCCGCCAGTGATCAACCAGATCGAGAAATACTGCCACATCAGGTTTTCGGTCTGCGAATAGACGATGTCCGTCACGAACGCCCCAATGAAGAAGGCGAGCGGGAACGGCACGATCATGGGATGGATCGGATGCCCGAAAATCTTGGCTGTCGATCGCGGGTTCGCGCGAGCATGGCCCAGACGCGGGTTCGCGCCGGCGGGATCGAGCCGCGAATGCGCGCGGGCGGTGTCGATTGCCATGAAGCTGCTCTCGGTAGGGTGCGGGCCTCTAAGTCCCGGGGCGACGCGATGTTCCGCCAGAGCAACAGCCTGCGACGTCCGGAACCTCGAGCTGGGCCGCAAACCCGGCGGGCATCGGCGCACAGGCACCAGGAGTCGCCGCGCACGCCCCGTCGCGTCCGCCCGACGTTGACCAGCCACGCACAAACGTGGCAATCGGCACTCGCTCCCGGCGGCGACGCTTCGGGACAGCGCGACGGTCGGGCCGGAACGCGGGTGTAGCTCAATGGTAGAGCTTTTGCTTCCCAAGCAAGTGACGAGGGTTCGATTCCCTTCACCCGCTCCACGCCTCAGGCGTCGGTAGCGCCCGCCAGCCTGTTCGCCGATTCCGATCTGGAGTGGACCACCATCGCGGGCGCCCGCCGTCACTTCACGGCGACACCGCCCTTGATGACGTGATCGACATGCTCGAGCACCGACACATCGGCGAGCGGGTCGCCGGTCACCGCGATCAGGTCGGCGAAGTGGCCGGGCGCCAGCGAGCCGACGTCCTTCGACTTGCCCATCAGCGCGGCGGCGTTGATCGTCGCGGCCTGGATCGCCTGCATCGGGGTCATGCCATAGCGGACCATGTACTTGAACTGGCGCGCGTTTAGGCCGTGGGGGAAGACGCCCGCATCGGTGCCGTAGGCGAGCTTGACCCCGGCGCGGACCGCCTTGCGGAAGCCGACGCGCTGGGCCTCGGTGGTGTCGGTGTTCTTGCGCAGGATGTCGGCGGGCCAGCCGTCACGCTTGCCAACCTCGTCGATGAAGTCGCCGTTGTAGACGTCCATGACCAGCCACGCGCCTTTGGCCTTGGCGAGCGCGATGCCCTCGTCGTCGATCAGCGAGGCATGCTCGATCGACCGTACCCCGGCGCGTAACGCCATCTTGATGCCCTCCGCACCGTGGGCGTGTGCGGTGGCGTAGCTGCCGTTGCGGGCGGCTTCGAGTACGGCGGCGTGCATCTCCTCCTCGCTTAGCTCGGGCGCACCGGGCTCGGTCCCCGCGGCGAGGACCGCGCCGGTGGCGATCAGCTTGAGGAAGTTGGCGCCGTTCTGGAACATCGTCCGCGCCTTGACTGTCATGTCGGCGGGGCCAGTGATGACCCCCATCCGCATGATCGCCGGGACGACGACATCGGGCGCGAGGCCGGTGACCTCGCCGCCGCCGCCGGGCACGGTCAGATAGGCACCGGCAACGCTCATCCGCGGCCCCTCGACCTCGCCGCTGTCGATGGCGTTGCGCAGCGAGACGTCGCCGAACGCGCGGAAGGTGCCGACGTCGCGGACGCTGGTGAAGCCCGCCTCCAGCGTGTCGCGGGCATGCTTCGCCCCCAGCAATGCGATGTCGGCACCGGAGTGGAGCAGTGGCTCGGCGGCATTATTCGTCTGCTCGGTGTCGGCCAGGTGCGTGTGCATGTCGATCAGGCCGGGCAGGACCGTGTAGGCGCTCCAGTCGATCGCGACGACGCCGGCCGGGCGCGAAGCATAGGGCATGATCGCGGTGACCCGGTCGTCGTCGATGCGGATCAGCTGGTCGCTGAGGACGGTGCCCTTCTCGGTATCGACCAGCCGGCCGGCGCGGACGTACTCGGTCTTGGCCAGTGCCGGCGCACCCGCCAGCACCGCCATCGCTGCCACCGCCAGGAGCCGCACGAGCAATGTTCGTGTCATCCGCTGTTCCCCGATCGAGCCTCAGAATGCGCGACTATTATACACTCGTCAAATAGTAAAGACGTGACAAATCGGGTTGTACCCTCGTAACGGTTGTTATACAGGTGTCTAACAATTGGGGATCCTCTCGATGGCAAGCAGTCCGGCGCCGGTGACCGCGCGTGACCCGCAGGAAGGCTGGAGCCTGCCTGCCTGGACCTATTCCGACACCGACTATTTCGCGGCCGAGATGGCGCGAGTCATCCGCCCGAGCTGGCAAATCGTCTGCCACGTCAGCGACGTGCCCGCGACCGGCGACTGGCACACCCTCGACTATGCCGGCGAGAGCGTCCTCGTCATCCGCGGCGACGACGGCGAGGTCCGCGCCTTCACCAACGTCTGCCGCCACCGCGGCTCGCGCCTCGTCGACGGTGCCGCGGGCTGCGCGAAAAAGCTGGTCTGCCCGTACCACGCCTGGACCTACCAGCTCGACGGCAGCCTGACCGGCGTCCCCGGCCGCCGCGAATACCCCGAGCTCGACATGGCGAAGAGCGGCCTCGTCCCCGTCGACATCGAGCTTTGGCACGGCTTCATCTTCGTCCGGCTGGAGGGCGGCGGACCCTCGGTCGCGGCGATGATGGCGCCGTACGCCACGGAGATCGCGCCCTACCGCTTCGAGGATTTGCGCGCCGTCGGCCGGGTCACGCTGCGACCGCGCACCGTCAACTGGAAGAACGTCGCCGACAATTATTCGGACGGCCTGCATATCCCGGTCGCCCACCCCGGCCTGACCCGGCTCTTCGGCAAGGGCTACGGCATCGAGGCCGAACCGCACGTCGACCGCATGTGGGGCGCGCTGATCGACAAGCCCTCCGCCAACCTGTCGGAGCGGATGTACCAGCAGGTCCTGCCCCCGGTGCCGCACCTGCCCGCGGCGGCGCAGCGCCTGTGGCTGTATTTCAAGCTGTGGCCCAACGTCGCTTTCGACATTTATCCGGACCAGATCGACTTCATGCAGTTCTTGCCCGTCTCCCCGACCGAGACGCTGATCCGCGAGATCAGCTATGCCCTGCCCGACGACCGTCGCGAGATGCGGGCGGCGCGCTACCTCAACTGGCGCATCAACCGGCAGGTCAATGCCGAGGACACCATGCTGATCCAGCGCGTCCAGGACGGCATGGCGTCGAAAAGTTTCACTGTCGGCCCGCTCGGCACCAGCGAAGTCTGCCTGCGCGGGTTCTGCCGCAAGATGCGCGACCTGATCCCCGAATCCCGGCTAGAGCGCGCGCCTGCGCCCGGTTGGAGCCACCGTTCCCCAGTTAGTGCCGCCAAGTGACCAAGAATTACGACGCGGTGATCATCGGCGGCGGCCACAACGGCCTTGTCTGCGCCTTCTATCTGGCGCGGGCCGGCCTCAAGGTCCGCATCGTCGAGGCCCGCGACACCGTCGGCGGCGCGGCGGTGACCGAGGAGTTCCACCCCGGTTTCCGCAACTCGGTGGCGAGCTACACGGTCAGCCTGCTCCAGCCCAAGGTCATCGCCGACATGAAGCTGGTCGACCACGGCTACCGCGTCATCGAGCGGCCGATCTCCAACTTCCTGCCCCAGCCCGACGGCGGCTATCTCAAGCTCGGTGGCGGCCTCGAGCGCACCCAGGCCGAGTTCCGCAAGTTCTCGAAGCACGATGCCGACGTGCTCCCCGCTTATTACTCGGCGCTGGAGAACGTCGCCGAGGTGCTGCGCGGCCTCGCGCTGAAAAGCCCGCCCAACATCGGCGACGGCCTCAAGACGCTGATCGACGGCGCGCGCCAGGGCCGCTCGCTTTCGAAACTGTCGCTCGAGCAGCAGCGCGACGTGCTCGACCTGTTCGTCAAGTCGGCGCGGACCTTCCTCGACAGCTGGTTCGAGAGCGAAGCGGTCAAGGCGGCCTTCGGCTTCGACGCGGTGGTCGGCAACTACGCCAGTCCCGACACGCCCGGCTCGGCCTATGTGCTCCTCCACCACGTTTTCGGCGAAGTGAACGGCAAGAAGGGCGCATGGGGCCACGCGATCGGCGGCATGGGCGCGATCACCCAGGCGATGGCCAAGGTCTGCGTCGCCGCCGGCGTCGAGATCAGCCTCGAGAGCCCGGTCGCGCGTGTCCTCGTCGACGGCGACAAGGCGGTCGGCGTGCGGCTGACCGGCGGTGAGGAGGTCATGGGTGACGCCATCATCGCCAACGTCGGGCCAAAACTCCTTTACGAAAAGCTCATTGATCCGGTCGACCTCGGGCCGACCTTCCTGAAGCGCGCCAAGGCCTTCAAGGCCGGCTCCGGCAC containing:
- a CDS encoding amidohydrolase family protein, translating into MTRTLLVRLLAVAAMAVLAGAPALAKTEYVRAGRLVDTEKGTVLSDQLIRIDDDRVTAIMPYASRPAGVVAIDWSAYTVLPGLIDMHTHLADTEQTNNAAEPLLHSGADIALLGAKHARDTLEAGFTSVRDVGTFRAFGDVSLRNAIDSGEVEGPRMSVAGAYLTVPGGGGEVTGLAPDVVVPAIMRMGVITGPADMTVKARTMFQNGANFLKLIATGAVLAAGTEPGAPELSEEEMHAAVLEAARNGSYATAHAHGAEGIKMALRAGVRSIEHASLIDDEGIALAKAKGAWLVMDVYNGDFIDEVGKRDGWPADILRKNTDTTEAQRVGFRKAVRAGVKLAYGTDAGVFPHGLNARQFKYMVRYGMTPMQAIQAATINAAALMGKSKDVGSLAPGHFADLIAVTGDPLADVSVLEHVDHVIKGGVAVK
- a CDS encoding sorbosone dehydrogenase family protein; its protein translation is MNRLASRALLLATAVALAACSDPSFDEKSQIGANPTLPEPQQYLLPPVAVAPGIGWKPGQTPVVAPGLKIQALATGLLHPRMVYVLPNGDILAVQAKGPPAEPVKRPKDPIVGIVKNKATSYPGSPKPASRITLIRDADGDGKPELRVTLLDHLNAPFGVVWVDNYLYVANTDAVVRYAYVPGQTSISGPGTVLTELPGGPIDHHWTKSLTVSPDGKRLYATVGSNSNITENGIEAEKGRASVWEIDRLSGRAREFAKGLRNPNSPNFYPGTNNLWVVVNERDEIGPHLVPDYLTSVKDGAFYGWPYSYYGQHVDIRVRPQRPDLVAKAIKPDYALGSHVAALGLTFYTGTSLPAHYQGGAFIGEHGSWDRYSPSGYKVAFVPFKDGKPSGMVEDVVTGFLDRKAARSLGRPVGLAVDKTGALLIADDVGNTVWRVSAAGPAPVVVASAR
- a CDS encoding DUF2231 domain-containing protein; the encoded protein is MAIDTARAHSRLDPAGANPRLGHARANPRSTAKIFGHPIHPMIVPFPLAFFIGAFVTDIVYSQTENLMWQYFSIWLITGGLVMGGLAALVGFIDYFGDREVRAQRPATPHMLLNVVAMLVSLVNAFVHSRDGWTAVVPEGLILSGIVVLMLGVSSWLGGSLVYRHRVGVAE
- a CDS encoding NAD(P)/FAD-dependent oxidoreductase, which translates into the protein MTKNYDAVIIGGGHNGLVCAFYLARAGLKVRIVEARDTVGGAAVTEEFHPGFRNSVASYTVSLLQPKVIADMKLVDHGYRVIERPISNFLPQPDGGYLKLGGGLERTQAEFRKFSKHDADVLPAYYSALENVAEVLRGLALKSPPNIGDGLKTLIDGARQGRSLSKLSLEQQRDVLDLFVKSARTFLDSWFESEAVKAAFGFDAVVGNYASPDTPGSAYVLLHHVFGEVNGKKGAWGHAIGGMGAITQAMAKVCVAAGVEISLESPVARVLVDGDKAVGVRLTGGEEVMGDAIIANVGPKLLYEKLIDPVDLGPTFLKRAKAFKAGSGTFRMNVALSELPRFTVLPEPGEHLESGIILAPTLDYMDKAFVDAKAHGWSKQPIVEMLIPSIIDDSLAPPGQHVASLFCQQFAPVLPDGRDWDDEEGAAVEVILDTVEAQAPGFRASILGTMVLSPKGLERKFGLVGGDIMHGHMSLDQLWAARPVLGNGAYRGPLKGLYMCGAGTHPGGGVTGAPGHNAAREILADRSFFGRLVRGR
- a CDS encoding aromatic ring-hydroxylating dioxygenase subunit alpha; this translates as MASSPAPVTARDPQEGWSLPAWTYSDTDYFAAEMARVIRPSWQIVCHVSDVPATGDWHTLDYAGESVLVIRGDDGEVRAFTNVCRHRGSRLVDGAAGCAKKLVCPYHAWTYQLDGSLTGVPGRREYPELDMAKSGLVPVDIELWHGFIFVRLEGGGPSVAAMMAPYATEIAPYRFEDLRAVGRVTLRPRTVNWKNVADNYSDGLHIPVAHPGLTRLFGKGYGIEAEPHVDRMWGALIDKPSANLSERMYQQVLPPVPHLPAAAQRLWLYFKLWPNVAFDIYPDQIDFMQFLPVSPTETLIREISYALPDDRREMRAARYLNWRINRQVNAEDTMLIQRVQDGMASKSFTVGPLGTSEVCLRGFCRKMRDLIPESRLERAPAPGWSHRSPVSAAK